One genomic region from Yarrowia lipolytica chromosome 1C, complete sequence encodes:
- a CDS encoding uncharacterized protein (Compare to YALI0C04323g, weakly similar to uniprot|P53322 Saccharomyces cerevisiae YGR260w TNA1 similarity to allantoate transport protein): MDAEKLPTPLSGSENPSLKSQRDLDTTSQKSGTLIETNSFKKLRRNTTLAISGQLQMFYVAHLVARDVIGPAQGGKLQEFNHLSDTQFEWTEAALYFPYATLAVPLAFLFLRVSPRVFIGVEMFCWGLCIVLLGLCTNYAGLICDRAVMGACMSFALPALLHMIYEHHGRYEAHFVVGCVWGGSWFMVPLFTMLAIAIRLINAGKPGWSWDFFIAGLCSVVFAPVVWYMLPENFYSPKWISKYGEQAFNVFKTLTEEDYGGGNPIEPTETPLEGLISAAKDPLVWFISILGFFTYSCLVSCYAQVQSATFEELEYTAALGQLIIWTILVFGVIWSSFQGYLVAQKKVLSPFLLMNYLFCIIGWALILCKPSEHNWWIKFGGGWFTIPNATAAFASLCGWLGSNVQGRNKRLMSFAIFSSVSCWYGVLVLRVFTSTDGPLFKRGCWINMGFMIASVFGTLGIVFFLKRRRISGTNHATISETQKEFVYML, translated from the coding sequence ATGGACGCCGAAAAACTACCCACACCTCTGTCAGGCTCAGAGAACCCTAGTCTCAAGTCGCAACGAGACCTTGACACAACTTCTCAGAAGTCAGGGACTCTTATCGAAACCAACAGTTTCAAAAAGCTCCGACGAAACACAACACTAGCCATTTCCGGACAGCTGCAAATGTTCTACGTGGCCCATCTGGTTGCACGTGACGTTATTGGGCCTGCTCAGGGAGGAAAGCTTCAGGAGTTCAACCACCTGTCCGATACCCAATTTGAGTGGACTGAGGCTGCCCTGTACTTTCCCTATGCAACTTTGGCAGTTCCTCTGGCATTTTTGTTTCTCAGAGTCTCGCCTAGAGTGTTTATTGGTGTTGAAATGTTCTGTTGGGGTCTGTGCATTGTTCTTCTGGGTCTCTGTACCAATTATGCAGGGCTGATTTGTGATAGAGCAGTAATGGGAGCATGTATGAGCTTTGCTCTGcctgctcttctccacatgATTTATGAACACCATGGCCGATACGAGGCTCACTTTGTGGTCGGTTGTGTCTGGGGTGGAAGTTGGTTCATGGTCCCCCTGTTCACTATGCTGGCCATCGCGATTCGTCTCATCAATGCAGGCAAACCCGGATGGTCTTGGGACTTTTTTATAGCCGGCCTATGTTCAGTAGTGTTTGCTCCGGTGGTCTGGTACATGCTCCCTGAGAACTTTTACTCTCCAAAATGGATATCGAAGTACGGAGAGCAGGCATTCAACGTCTTCAAGACACTTACTGAAGAAGATTACGGAGGAGGAAACCCAATTGAACCGACCGAGACACCTCTAGAAGGTCTGATTTCCGCTGCAAAAGATCCCTTGGTTTGGTTTATCTCCATCCTTGGCTTCTTTACATACTCCTGTTTGGTGTCATGCTATGCACAGGTTCAAAGTGCGACTTTTGAAGAGTTGGAGTATACCGCAGCCTTGGGACAGTTGATCATATGGACTATTCTCGTGTTTGGTGTCATTTGGTCAAGTTTTCAGGGGTATTTGGTTGCCCAGAAAAAAGTTTTGTCCCCGTTTCTGCTCATGAATTATCTCTTCTGCATCATTGGATGGGCACTTATTCTGTGCAAGCCTTCAGAACACAACTGGTGGATCAAATTCGGAGGGGGCTGGTTCACGATTCCTAATGCAACTGCTGCCTTTGCTTCTCTTTGTGGATGGCTGGGGAGTAATGTTCAGGGCAGAAACAAGCGACTCATGTCCTTCGCCATTTTCTCGTCTGTGAGCTGCTGGTATGGAGTACTGGTCCTGAGAGTCTTCACCTCAACAGATGGTCCACTCTTCAAACGGGGATGTTGGATCAACATGGGGTTCATGATCGCTTCGGTATTTGGTACTCTGGGTattgtcttctttctgaAACGACGACGCATCAGTGGAACAAATCATGCGACCATCAGTGAGACCCAGAAGGAGTTTGTGTATATGCTGTAA
- a CDS encoding uncharacterized protein (Compare to YALI0C04257g, similar to uniprot|Q02820 Saccharomyces cerevisiae YJL205C Non-classical export protein 1) — MGRESGRSWIHVTRDFSSFYPLSVFGERTRYVKQELWLDPLFAVTIGVLAYGVFEQRHGRQEGHRLIDLVQRKWDRDINGNVTNFLPIEDNKE, encoded by the exons ATGGGAAGAGAGTCTGGAAGAAGCTGgatccacgtgactcgtGATTTCAGTTCTTTCTATCCCCTCTCGGTATTTGGTGAACGAACACGTTACGTGAAGCAGGAGCT atgGCTGGACCCTCTGTTTGCCGTGACCATCGGAGTGCTTGCCTACGGAGTGTTTGAGCAGCGACACGGCCGACAGGAAGGTCACCGACTGATCGACCTCGTCCAGCGAAAGTGGGACCGGGATATTAACGGAAACGTTACCAACTTTCTTCCTATTGAGGACAACAAGGAGTAA
- a CDS encoding uncharacterized protein (Compare to YALI0C04367g, similar to uniprot|Q12004 Saccharomyces cerevisiae YPR056W TFB4 protein, similar to Saccharomyces cerevisiae TFB4 (YPR056W); ancestral locus Anc_3.345) → MNAIDGTSRQLKDTEDQTLDDTPSLLSIIIDAHVPSWEEIKSQISISEAVASILVFINAHLALHNSNSVNVIGYNASGARILYPPKSGVESTRSKEREERSESVSDGEQAPSKKDHSMYRQFKTVDEVVQTELWNMLNHTNYVEEEKQHNSAISGALSLALGFINKHVFVDESRMRARILLLTVGHKNETIQYIPTMNCIFAAQKLKIPVDVCKLGPGSDQVFLQQACDSTHGIYMDISEKNSKTPKGLVQYLLSGFISDPSLRPHIVLPTQSNVDFRAACFLTKQVVDIGYVCSVCLCIMSQIPSNRRCPTCDTTYSEKTLAGLGRKPLKKKKKKVVKP, encoded by the coding sequence atgaaCGCCATTGATGGAACGTCCCgccagctcaaggacacGGAGGATCAGACTCTGGACGACACGCCGTCGTTGTTGTCGATCATCATTGACGCCCATGTGCCGTCGTGGGAAGAAATCAAGTCGCAAATATCCATCTCGGAGGCTGTGGCTTCCATTCTCGTCTTCATCAACGCCCACTTGGCTCTGCACAACTCCAACAGCGTTAATGTGATTGGATACAACGCCAGTGGTGCTCGAATTTTGTATCCTCCTAAAAGCGGCGTTGAATCGACTAGATCAaaggagagagaagagagatcGGAGAGTGTAAGCGATGGAGAACAGGCACCCAGCAAGAAGGACCACTCCATGTACAGACAATTCAAGACGGTGGACGAGGTTGTGCAGACGGAGCTGTGGAACATGCTGAACCACACCAACtacgtggaggaggagaaacaACACAACTCGGCCATCTCCGGAGCACTGAGTCTAGCTCTAGGGTTCATAAACAAacatgtgtttgtggacgAGTCGAGAATGCGAGCAAGGATCCTGCTGCTCACCGTCGGACACAAAAACGAAACCATCCAATACATCCCTACTATGAACTGCATTTTCGCCGCCCAAAAGCTCAAGATCCCCGTCGATGTGTGCAAACTGGGTCCTGGATCCGACCAGGTCTTTCTGCAACAAGCATGCGACTCGACACACGGCATCTACATGGATATCAGTGAAAAGAACTCCAAAACACCCAAGGGTTTGGTTCAGTATCTGCTATCGGGCTTTATCTCAGACCCCAGTTTACGACCCCATATTGTGCTGCCCACCCAGTCCAATGTGGACTTTCGAGCAGCATGTTTCCTGACTAAACAGGTGGTGGATATTGGCTATGTCtgctctgtctgtctgtgtaTCATGAGCCAGATTCCCAGCAACAGAAGATGTCCTACATGCGATACTACCTACTCTGAGAAGACTTTGGCTGGTTTGGGTCGAAAAcctctcaagaagaagaaaaagaaggtCGTTAAGCCATAG
- a CDS encoding uncharacterized protein (Compare to YALI0C04345g, similar to uniprot|Q04031 Saccharomyces cerevisiae YDR412W D9461.3P, similar to Saccharomyces cerevisiae YDR412W; ancestral locus Anc_5.514): protein MAATNRQILTQGDRSYAKKKTSQFGVDEVSYDAANRKEYLTGFRKRKLQRKEKAQEKAKEQARLDRIAERKKLRDERKGDQEKERARMQKAMKDIERARSGYFSTDDEKDSDSGDESEDEEEDEEEDEEKTLKKSKKSSSTDEDDFSDWEGIDKPGVLKKQKKKYVDGQGKKTTVTIEAVSLDSDDEDQNNTYVDMSKADEVLKESLDKAGLAAVYSGMAEPKVKKLVKKTKKKFRYLSSTERKKNLDKERARAKAKRTKKE, encoded by the coding sequence ATGGCCGCCACCAACAGACAGATCTTGACGCAGGGCGACCGGTCATACGCCAAGAAAAAAACTAGCCAGTTTGGCGTGGATGAGGTCTCCTACGACGCCGCCAACCGGAAGGAGTACCTGACGGGCTTCCGAAAGCGAAAGCTGCAACGAAAGGAAAAGGCGCaagagaaggccaaggagcaggcGCGGCTGGACCGGATCGCCGAGCGGAAAAAATTGCGAGACGAAAGAAAAGGTGACCAGGAAAAGGAGCGAGCTCGAATGCAGAAGGCCATGAAGGATATCGAGAGAGCTCGATCGGGCTATTTCAGCActgacgacgagaaggattctgattctggcgacgagtctgaggatgaagaggaggacgaagaggaggacgaagagAAGACTTTAAAGAAGTCGAAAAAGTCGTCTAGCACTGATGAAGACGACTTCTCCGACTGGGAGGGTATCGATAAGCCCGGAGTGCTCAAGAAGCAAAAGAAGAAGTACGTGGACGGTCAGGGAAAGAAAACCACGGTGACCATTGAGGCCGTGTCCCTTGATTCCGATGATGAGGACCAGAACAACACATATgtggacatgtccaaggCTGACGAGGTCTTGAAGGAAAGCTTGGACAAGGCTGGTCTGGCCGCTGTCTACTCCGGCATGGCTGAgcccaaggtcaagaagctggtcaagaagaccaagaagaagttcCGATACCTGTCTTCCACTGAACGAAAGAAGAACCTGGACAAGGAGCGAGCTCGagccaaggccaagcgaaccaagaaggagtag
- a CDS encoding uncharacterized protein (Compare to YALI0C04279g, similar to uniprot|Q12303 Saccharomyces cerevisiae Putative aspartyl protease YLR121C precursor (EC 3.4.23.-)) — protein MIFSNILLSTVAAAAVINLPLKARDLSDAPEIAAELFKRQAGVFHSTQTKGDIFYEAEIEIGTPPQKVSVCFDTGSPLLWVPGSNSTQCKDSCKGRTYDVSKSSSWQYQKEGKNWGGTGNWGKDTVSYAGQTLEDFNVWVSKDKIANSQGIFGQSISDNKHGSFIQGLADSGKISRAVYSLNAEKPVLFADASTKGVVTNVYYGGFDKAKYEGPLTTINCSHPGGYGMPLGGLSIQGEEIPEEKNKRQIVLDTGGIKVQYSNNTVEALSKKFGGEGQFSEGAWEVGCDQKPEITYHFGETKIDMPLSDYVSKGKDGKCRINKIHLSGNDVKTLLTGPTLISRALVIYDNERSQITIAKAKYTDETDVVEITGDIPGAVPFKP, from the coding sequence ATGATCTTTAGCAACATTCTCCTTTCTactgtggctgctgccgcaGTTATCAACCTGCCCCTCAAGGCCCGAGACCTCTCGGACGCCCCTGAGATCGCTGCCGAGCTTTTCAAGCGACAAGCAGGTGTTTTCCACAGCACCCAAACGAAGGGAGACATCTTTTACGAGGCCGAGATCGAGATTGGAACCCCTCCCCAGAAGGTCTCCGTCTGCTTCGACACCGGATCCCCCCTTCTGTGGGTGCCCGGATCTAACTCCACCCAATGCAAGGATAGCTGTAAGGGACGAACCTACGATGTCAGCAAGTCTTCCTCCTGGCAGTACCAGAAGGAGGGAAAGAATTGGGGTGGAACCGGAAATTGGGGTAAGGATACTGTGTCCTACGCCGGACAGACCCTCGAGGACTTCAACGTCTGGGTCTCCAAGGACAAAATTGCCAACTCCCAGGGTATTTTTGGCCAGTCTATCTCAGACAACAAGCACGGCTCTTTTATCCAAGGTCTCGCGGACTCTGGAAAGATCTCCCGAGCTGTCTACTCACTCAACGCCGAGAAGCCCGTCCTTTTTGCCGACGCCTCTACCAAAGGAGTTGTCACCAACGTCTATTATGGAGGTttcgacaaggccaagtacGAAGGTCCTCTGACCACCATCAACTGCAGCCACCCGGGTGGCTACGGCATGCCTCTGGGCGGTTTGTCCATTCAGGGAGAGGAAATtcccgaggagaagaacaagCGACAAATTGTTCTTGATACCGGAGGAATCAAGGTCCAGTACTCTAACAATACTGTCGAAGCTCTCAGTAAGAAGTTTGGTGGTGAAGGACAGTTCTCTGAGGGAGCCTGGGAGGTCGGTTGCGACCAGAAGCCCGAAATCACCTACCACTTTGGAGAGACCAAGATCGACATGCCTCTGTCTGACTACGTctccaagggcaaggaTGGCAAGTGCCGAATCAACAAGATCCATCTTTCCGGCAACGATGTCAAGACCTTGCTCACCGGCCCCACCCTGATCTCTCGGGCTCTGGTCATCTACGACAACGAGCGATCTCAGATCACCATagccaaggccaagtacaCCGACGAGACCGATGTTGTTGAGATTACCGGCGACATTCCCGGCGCCGTCCCCTTCAAGCCTTAG
- a CDS encoding uncharacterized protein (ancestral locus Anc_3.346) has product MKRSRDEDLEDTCRDFAPTPNTYPTTYTCSLHPDPISFASLEAFESHYSTSHTWTCTTCQARFPSEKFLNLHLDEEHDPFVAISRDRGDKYLACFEEGCDKRFAEYRKRRMHLVDKHGYPKNFRFGLVTKGLKEGEVSLLKQ; this is encoded by the coding sequence ATGAAAAGAAGCCGAGATGAAGACCTCGAAGATACCTGCAGAGATTTTGCACCAACTCCAAATACCTATCCAACCACTTATACCTGCTCGCTGCACCCCGATCCAATCTCTTTTGCGTCATTGGAGGCCTTCGAAAGTCATTACTCAACCAGCCATACTTGGACATGCACCACTTGTCAGGCCAGGTTTCCGAGCGAAAAATTTCTGAATCTGCATCTGGACGAAGAACACGACCCGTTCGTAGcgatatcacgtgaccgcgGCGACAAATATCTTGCATGTTTTGAGGAGGGCTGTGATAAACGGTTTGCAGAGTacaggaagaggaggatgcATCTGGTTGACAAGCATGGGTATCCGAAGAACTTCAGGTTTGGACTGGTGACAAAAGGACTGAAGGAGGGTGAGGTTTCGCTTTTGAAGCAGTGA
- a CDS encoding uncharacterized protein (Compare to YALI0C04301g, some similarities with uniprot|AAH44201 Danio rerio), with translation MAKRIPSSFTSSYKIHESLAVENQLEIPEKTRQLLSRWITCFLVVQFDVDIGPDLKLIAPRVKFSEQDFHTICFSCLPEKTPVEGELREGHVFRYDDAEGTTLFGYTLFSQRKDPESPRGYTQESLVIISEHYLPRLFITCLETVVTESYLNTNQTMVDRYPVIETAIELMSKWPDPGVDGDVGFFGDVISLKWGTHVTHKNERVQTNHVTQTTHITDTIVPFTRFSSWTHLLPLLADVSDLYTLFEAVLLQRYVTIYASSPHLVSSLVSCMLDMVYPMVYPYEQVRDYVTIHTQSTDPTIKITGLTNPFLLKKEAADDSLLILLSTFNLNKKLKPRQKYKGQKENIPKPRDRSRDIKRKSINSPRESSRESPRNSLTNGRSSPDSIHNPKVRDQKPRESTFSRLRNQISMPSLSSWYDSSPRQPSPPVQYDEDYQLRNQTKKCAPKYLVPDKKFLADMVVLFNDSQVTDQVIDEYITNHFQAIVSRIFSLLSRYLVPVDDSFIFSSLDFYKDLTHASKNTYSLRYAVFGRGGSSTPVSSGGRSDEINLICEEEMGLKFNGSGDVSKVAFFKALVQTEMFNNWVNRG, from the coding sequence ATGGCAAAACGAATCCCATCATCGTTCACCAGCTCATACAAGATCCACGAGAGTCTAGCTGTGGAGAACCAGCTCGAGATTCCAGAAAAGACTAGACAACTTTTGTCACGCTGGATCACATGCTTCCTGGTGGTCCAGTTCGATGTGGATATAGGTCCTGATCTGAAACTGATTGCACCAAGGGTCAAGTTTTCGGAACAGGACTTTCATACAATCTGTTTTTCATGTTTGCCTGAAAAGACTCCTGTGGAGGGAGAACTAAGAGAAGGTCACGTGTTCAGATACGACGACGCTGAAGGAACCACTTTATTTGGATACACCCTGTTCAGTCAAAGGAAAGACCCAGAAAGTCCAAGAGGATATACTCAGGAGAGTCTAGTGATAATTTCCGAGCACTACCTGCCCCGATTATTCATCACGTGCCTCGAGACTGTCGTCACAGAGTCCTACCTAAACACAAATCAGACCATGGTCGACCGTTACCCGGTTATTGAAACGGCTATTGAACTCATGAGTAAATGGCCCGATCCAGGAGTAGATGGAGACGTGGGCTTCTTTGGGGACGTAATTAGTCTAAAATGGGGCACCCACGTCACCCACAAGAACGAACGTGTACAAacgaatcacgtgacccaaaCAACCCACATCACAGACACCATTGTTCCCTTCACTCGGTTTTCTTCTTGGACCCATCTGCTTCCACTTCTTGCAGACGTTTCTGATCTGTACACACTGTTCGAGGCCGTGCTACTTCAACGTTATGTGACCATCTATGCCTCTTCACCACACCTCGTGTCTAGTTTGGTCAGCTGTATGCTCGACATGGTCTATCCCATGGTTTATCCGTATGAACAGGTTCGCGATTACGTGACTATTCACACGCAATCGACTGACCCTACAATCAAGATCACGGGGCTTACTAATcccttcttgttgaagaaggaggctgctgacGATTCGTTGTTaatcttgttgagcacTTTCAACTTGAACAAGAAACTAAAGCCAAGACAAAAGTACAAAGGTCAGAAAGAGAACATTCCtaaaccacgtgaccgatCACGAGATATAAAACGGAAGTCTATCAATTCTCCACGTGAGTCATCACGCGAGTCGCCGCGGAACTCGCTTACTAACGGCCGCTCTTCACCCGACTCCATTCACAATCCCAAGGTTAGAGACCAGAAACCACGCGAGTCGACTTTCTCTCGTTTACGTAACCAGATATCAATGCCGTCCTTGTCTTCGTGGTACGACTCGTCTCCTCGACAACCATCACCTCCTGTGCAATACGATGAAGATTATCAACTTCGTAATCAGACGAAGAAATGTGCACCCAAGTATCTCGTTCCTGATAAGAAGTTTCTGGCTGATATGGTTGTTCTATTTAACGACAGTCAGGTGACGGACCAGGTGATTGACGAgtacatcaccaaccaTTTCCAGGCGATTGTGTCTCGTATTTTCAGTCTGCTGTCTCGCTATCTTGTTCCTGTGGATGATTCAttcatcttctcgtccCTGGACTTCTACAAGGATCTCACCCATGCTTCTAAAAACACCTACTCTTTGCGGTATGCTGTTTTTGGTAGAGGCGGTTCTTCTACGCCTGTGAGTTCTGGTGGTCGCAGTGACGAGATTAATCTCATTtgcgaggaggagatgggaCTCAAGTTCAatggctctggagatgTCAGCAAAgtggccttcttcaaggCACTGGTTCAGACTGAGATGTTCAACAATTGGGTAAACAGAGGGTag